The following coding sequences lie in one Cannabis sativa cultivar Pink pepper isolate KNU-18-1 chromosome 5, ASM2916894v1, whole genome shotgun sequence genomic window:
- the LOC133038435 gene encoding uncharacterized protein LOC133038435, protein MEKFPCASCAGILMYVMVYTRPDLAHCMSVVSRYIVNPRDHYWTALKWMLRYVKGTLSTSLVYGGKTDQNEEEVIGFVDSDYATNLDTRKTLTGYVFTVLGGCNWPAKKSKRYYIKPEVFGGEGQECWISADEVEDVCELHKIGNTVMSLWCSYLQEHTLNLGGLRNTYAFNNPASVSTEAGKLKQRSENLCERMMGMQPEQWLICPWNSDDHWLTIMIHANTQSVAYLDSTNDFIRTDIMKCIQNDVDMYRIEKNIRNKGPVKINQYTCRQQPDGVQCGYYVMKIIQSFMTIVNPASFLKNHFKLDAPYSNEEINAVRDEWAEFVKPLIID, encoded by the exons ATGGAGAAATTTCCATGTGCTAGTTGTGCTGGTATTCTCATGTATGTTATGGTCTATACAAGACCAGACCTTGCTCATTGTATGAGTGTAGTTAGTAGATACATAGTCAATCCAAGAGATCATTATTGGACTGCACTCAAGTGGATGTTAAGGTACGTCAAAGGGACTTTGAGCACAAGTCTGGTATATGGAGGAAAAACAGATCAAAATGAAGAGGAAGTGATTGGATTTGTGGACTCAGATTATGCTACAAATTTAGACACAAGGAAAACACTAACTGGTTATGTGTTTACAGTTCTAGGAGGTTGT AATTGGCCTGCTAAGAAATCAAAGAGATACTATATTAAACCAGAAGTGTTCGGAGGAGAAGGCCAAGAGTGTTGGATCAGCGCTGACGAGGTGGAAGATGTGTGCGAGCTCCATAAGATTGGAAATACTGTTATGTCTCTTTGGTGCAG ttatttgCAAGAACACACACTTAATCTTGGTGGGTTGAGGAATACATATGCATTTAATAATCCTGCTTCGGTATCAACTGAAGCTggtaaactcaaacaacgttcaGAGAATCTATGTGAGCGAATGATGGGTATGCAACCTGAACAATGGTTGATATGTCCGTGGAATTCAGA TGATCACTGGTTGACAATTATGATTCATGCCAATACTCAAAGTGTTGCATATCTTGACTCGACGAATGACTTTATCCGAACTGATATTATGAAATGTATCCAAAa tgATGTGGACATGTACAGGATCGAAAAAAATATACGAAACAAGGGTCCAGTAAAAATCAACCAATACACGTGTCGACAGCAGCCGGATGGAGTACAATGTGGTTATTATGTTATGAAGATTATCCAGAGTTTCATGACTATTGTTAATCCTGcaagttttttgaaaaatcat TTCAAGTTAGATGCTCCTTATAGTAACGAGGAGATCAATGCCGTACGGGATGAGTGGGCCGAATTTGTGAAGCCTTTGATTATAGATTAA